TTAGTGGAACCGAGATTGACCGCGACAAGAGGGCAAAGGACCTTACGGATGAAGAAGTAAGTAAGATAGCAAAGTTCATCAACGAGCATTACAAAGTTGAAGGTGAGCTCAGAACTGAAGTTGACAGGTCAATAAAGAGGCTAATTGAGATTGGAAGTTATAGAGGTTACAGGCATAGAAACGGGCTTCCGGTTCGCGGTCAGAAGACGCATTCCAATGGGAGGACCAGGAAGGGTTCTAGAGCCAGTAAGATTCGCAAGAAGAGCTAAAACGGGAGGTAAGAGTGAATGGCAAAGAGACCAGCAGCCAAGAAAAGAAAGAAGTTATCTACTGATCGAGGCGTTGTGCACATAAAGTCCTCTTTCAACAACACGATAATTACCCTGACAGATCCCGAAGGGAATACGCTTATGTGGACGTCGGGCGGAACTGCCGGTTATTCCGGATCAAAGAAATCAACACCTTATGCGGCGCAACTGGGTGCTGACAGGATTGCAAAAGAGGCTATCAAGTTAGGAATAACCAGAGTAGGTATAGAAGTGAAGGGCCCAGGTTCGGGACGTGAAGCTGCAATCAGAACTATTCAAGCGGCGGGTCTCACAGTTGAGACGCTCAAAGATATTACGCCACTGCCTCATAACGGTTGCAGACCGAGAAGAAGAAGAAGAGTCTGATTTAGGAGGGAGTTGAATGGCCAGATATACAGGACCAGTTTGTAAGCTTTGTCGTCGCGAAGGGTTCAAGCTTTATCTGAAGGGTGAAAGATGCTTTTCCCCGAGATGTGCTCAAGTCAAGAGGCCTGTAGCACCGGGACAGCATGGAGCTTCGACAAGAAAGCTTACTCAGTACGGAATGCAGTTGAGATCCAAGCAAGTAGTAAAGAGAATTTACGGTGTTCTTGAAAGACAGTTTCGAAGATACTTTGAAGCAGCTTTGAGAAAGAGTGAAGAGACAGGAAGTGCCCTGGTTAGGATCTTGGAATCCAGACTGGATAACATCGTTTTCAGGATGGGATTTGCTTCTAGCAGAAGACAAGCTAGACAGCTCGTTAACCACGGACATGTTCTTGTAAACGGTAGAAGGGTTAATAAACCCTCCTTCAATCTGAGAGTCGGTGACATCGTAGAGATCAAAGAGAAGAGCCGAACCGCTCTACCGATCAAAGAAGCGGCAGAAGCTGCAAAAGAGAGAACAGCCTATCCATGGGTTGAGGTAGATTACGAGACGTTCAGAGGGACCTACCTTAGATATCCAGTAACTGAAGAAGTAGAGATTCCAGTTGATCTGCAGTCGATTATTGAGCTCTACTCCAAGTAAACCCGATTCTTACCTTCTTGGAAGGAGGTGTGTGCCCGAATTCTGGGCGAAATAATGTTGACATCAATAATGCCCAAGAACTTGCGAATTGAAGAGGAAAGAGAGGATGAGAACAGTTATTTCACAAGGTTCATCCTTTCTCCTATGGAAAGAGGATACGCCACTACTATCGGAAACTCGCTTAGGAGGGTTCTTCTCTCATCGATACCGAGCATGGCGATCACCAGATTGAAAATACCTGGGAAATACCACGAATATGATGTTATCGATGGAGTCAAGGAAGATATTCTCGAAATCATCCTCAATTTCA
This window of the Mesotoga sp. BH458_6_3_2_1 genome carries:
- the rpsM gene encoding 30S ribosomal protein S13, encoding MARILGVELPNNKKTFVALTYIYGIGYTRANEILSGTEIDRDKRAKDLTDEEVSKIAKFINEHYKVEGELRTEVDRSIKRLIEIGSYRGYRHRNGLPVRGQKTHSNGRTRKGSRASKIRKKS
- the rpsK gene encoding 30S ribosomal protein S11, which gives rise to MAKRPAAKKRKKLSTDRGVVHIKSSFNNTIITLTDPEGNTLMWTSGGTAGYSGSKKSTPYAAQLGADRIAKEAIKLGITRVGIEVKGPGSGREAAIRTIQAAGLTVETLKDITPLPHNGCRPRRRRRV
- the rpsD gene encoding 30S ribosomal protein S4, encoding MARYTGPVCKLCRREGFKLYLKGERCFSPRCAQVKRPVAPGQHGASTRKLTQYGMQLRSKQVVKRIYGVLERQFRRYFEAALRKSEETGSALVRILESRLDNIVFRMGFASSRRQARQLVNHGHVLVNGRRVNKPSFNLRVGDIVEIKEKSRTALPIKEAAEAAKERTAYPWVEVDYETFRGTYLRYPVTEEVEIPVDLQSIIELYSK